The nucleotide sequence CCATTAATGATAGTTGAGATATTAAGCAAAAGTCCCCGTTAGTTAAAAAAGCAGTATCACTATTAGGCATTACTTTTAATAAGGATTTGGTTATTGGGGTAATCTTTTACGAGCCGCTCTAATGTTTTTTGCTGATTATTTCCTATATCACAAAGATTCGATAATCTCTCTTTTGGAATATTCGATACAATGTTTATGAAAGTCCAGATTCAATCATACCTATAGTTTGGCGTGTAATACCAACAGCTTTAGCTAGATCTGCTTATTTGAATATTTTCATATAGACTTTTATTGAATTGCCATTATCATTTTTATCTGCTTCTATGAGCAAGTATGCTTCTTCGTCTATTTTATGAATATTCATATCAGAGTCTTTTAATGGTACAGAGTTAGATTGAATTATTATAGGAATACAGAATAACCATTTTTGATTAATTTGTTGTCGGTATTCATTTTTACAATTCTATAATTTAAGTTGTAAATCCTTCTTCAACTAACCTGCCCCTATAGTTGTTGATGATGTAAATAGTCATGAGGTTAAAGCGAATGAGGAACAGATGGATAAGGCTTTGGCGAAGATGTATTGAATAAATGACAACTCCCACTGAAGAAATTGAATCCAGTGGGAGTTTTGCTTTGTTTGCCGGGTATCTATGAGAATCAATGAAGTGTTTTTTCAAATTACTATTATAATTTCTATAACAAAGCTTGATAAACTTAATAAATCCTATTGAACTAAAGCACCTGTTAATTCAACAACAAACTCTTTTAACGGTTCTCCGTGTTTTTGTAACTGCAAGTTTTAAGTCCATTCTTTACCGATGTCCCTTTTTTGAATCCAGAATAAACATAGATGCATCCTGTCCCATGAATAGTTTATTTCCAGTATAAAAAGTTTTGAATTGAATGTCCCTATACCCGATTTTAGTCATCATGTCGGTTAACTCTTCTGGATTAAATCCGTTATGAACAATATCTGAAACTACTTTTTCATTTATATTAAAATCCACTATTAATAGATGTCCCCCTTCATTAAGAACATCAAATAGTCTTGATAAAACGAATTCAACATCAGGAATATGGAGTAGAACTTGAGCCATAAAAATATAGTCGGCATGTAAATCCGACGGTCTTTCCTTTTCAATATCAAAGCATAGTGTATCTGCATTCTGAATATTAAAATCCGTTATTTTTTGTTTTATTTGATTTATCATATTTTGTGACGTATCCAGAAAAAGTATAGAATGAAACTCGTTTAACAAATTCACTCCGACAAGACCAGTTCCACATCCAAAATCAATCGCATTCTTACTTTTAGCGTCAACTAAATAATTACGGATGGCATCTGAGCATACCTTTGCAATTTCGATTCTTTCAGGAGTGTCATATTTATTAGCTATCATTTCAAACTTATCAGTATTTCCCATTATGATCTCTCCAATCAGGCATAAAAAACAAACCTAAACACTCAAAAAATGTCATTTTTCAACATACCACTCTGTATATAATAATACAACTAACTTGCCCATTAGTTTAAGAAGAAAATCATAAAAATAGGACGTTCAATTGTACTTGATTATAATTTTTCAATAAGGATAGGATAACACACTGACCTCCCTCTTCGCTTTTGATTTTTGGCAGAACACAAAAGTATACATATCGAGGCATTGATGATGTGAATAGCCATGAGGTTAAAGCCAACGACGAACAGATGGATAAGGCTTTGGAGAAGCTGAATTGAATAATTGAAAACTCCCACTGAAGACATTGAATTCAGTGGGAGTTTCACTTTGTTTGGCTGATAGCCCTTCTAGCGCAAACAGGTAAAGGATTTTTTAAATTACTATTACGATTTCTATAACAAAGTTCGATAAGCTTAATAAATCCTATTGTACTAAAGCTCCCGTTAGCACAATAAGATAACTAAGTCTATTGCTGCAAATCAGAGGGTAACATTCCATATACAATACTATCTGTCCATTCATTTTTATTCCAAAAATTTTGTATGAAATGGGCTTCCTTTCTCATGCCTATTCGTTCACACAATTTTTGTGAAGCTGTATTCCGTGCATCAAGATTAGCTTGTATGCGATGTACATTAAATTCATCAAATAATTTATAGACCAAACTACTTACTGCTTCTGTTGCCAAACCTCTCCCAGCTACTTCATTTGAAAAACTATAACCAATCTCAACAGTATCCTTCATGTCTGTATACCATACGGATAAATCACCAACTACTTTAGTCTTGTATATAACTGCCAAACTTAACATTGATTCTTTAGTGAGTACACCGTTTGCCAGCTTCTTATTAAATCTTTTCTGCATATCTTCATGAGTCCACTTATCATGTAATAGGAATTTACATGTATCATCATTATTATAAATAGCAAATACATCCTGTAAATCAGTACTCTTAAAAGGTCTAATTATTAATCTTTCTGTTGTGATTTCCAAGTTAGCTCCCCTCCCTTACATTCATTCTACAAACCAAACAAAAACCTATAATGTTTGAGGATCAAGTAAAAAAACATAAATACCAGTAATGCCATTATAATCCTAAGGGTTGTTTACTGAAAGTGCAATAATGGAAAATCAATCCTATTGTTTCACATAAAAGAATGATTGACCTAAAAACATTTTTTCATAGTATCTACACTTCCTTCTTAGATTTTATCTTGATTACCTATTTCACCATAGTAAATTAAAATCCTTCTTCCACTAAACTGCCCTTTAGTTTAAGAAGAAAATCATAAAAAATAGGATTTTCAATCGTACTTAATTATGATTTATCAATGAGTAAAAGATAAAACACTGCTCACCCTCTTCGCTTTTGATTTTTGGCAGAACACAAAATATATGTACAGAGGCATTGGTGTTGTGAATAGCCGTGAGGTTAAAGCGAATGAAGAACAGGTGGATAAATCTTTGGCGAAGATGAATTGAATAAACGGAAAACTCCCACTAAAGACATGAAAATTTAGCGGGAGTTTCGCTTTAATTACCAGATATCTATGAATGTTCATCCTCATGAGAATAGACTTTTTTTGAAATGATAAAGTTGCTCAAATAATAGTAATTAAAGCTTTTCGGTTAGAAGTTATAAGTTTTCTTCTCATTGTGATAATAAAGTTATTTAATTCTTCTTTAACTAGAGTACCCATTAGCCTAAGTGTATTAAATAAAACAGGCTGTCTTAGAAATTCTAATGTATATGATCATATTCTTCATTTTCTAAAATTGTAACAGCACGAATTTTAGCATCTAAAAAGTTAGACTTTATTTGTTGTTTGGCTTCTTCAAAATTAAATGCCGTTACATTCTTATAGAAAATTACACCAGAGAGTTCATATTCAACTGTATAAATATCCTTTTTTTCATTTTTTTCCAAAGTAATACCCTCCCCAAAGTTATTTAAAGAAGTTTAGCAATCAAATTACATTTTTTACTTTTTCTGAATTACATTTTAGGGGCGTCCATACCTATCACAGCCCATTCCTCTTTTGAAGGACCATATAAACCAGGAACTGTTAAACCTGCTTGGCGCATAAGGATTGTCATTTGTCCTCGATGATGAATTTGATGTTGAATCATAAAAAATAAAAGGTCTGAATTTGACATTCTCTGTCCAAAAAACTCCTGTATTTCCCCAAGACTCTTATCATTCCATTGGTTTTTTACAGCTTGAGACAAAGCGCTACTTGCTTGTCGATAGGAGTCAGATATGAACTTTGCTGAAGTCGGAACAGGATAATCTTGATTGGGAGAGTCAAAAGAAAGGTCTGTTCGAGATGCTATAACGCCAATTGCTGTTACAGTATGCCAAGCTATCCTTCCTAATGTCCAATTTTGAGATGTTACTTTCTGGAGTAAGGATTCATCTGTAAGTTGATTGAGAATTTTTTGGGTAGCTCCTGCTTCAACATCCCATACTTTAAAAAAACTATTTAGTGTTTGAAACATATTTATCCTCCTTACTTAAATACTCCATAAATATATTCTATATCCTCTCAAGATTTCCTATTAATACCACAAAAAACGGATATATTTTTCAAATGACTTTATTGTCACTAAGTACATCTAATAGAATTTTTGTTTTTTTAGCTTTCATTTATAGTATGGTTCGCCCATATTAATTTCAAAAGCAATTACCGAACTTATGCACAAAGTTTTTTCTTCATCGATATTTAAATACTAAAAGAAAAGGGAGTAAAAAAGAAAACAACTATGTCCAAACAACTGCGCCAACCAAACCAACTCCGCTAACTACGGAACCAGCTCCTAAAAAAGAAGCATTTAAAAACTGTACGGAACTTAGAAATATCCAATAGCGCTGACAAAGGACACTCGCTTATGATCCAAAGCATGACCGTGATGAAGATGGATGGGCTTGTGGAAAACAAGTATGCTTCAAGTTACCTATTAAGAAAGGGACCACTTCAGTCCCTTTTTCTATTTTCTTTAACCTGCTTAGTTGTTGCTTTAAAATAAAGCTTGATTAAAAACACCTCACAAACTAGTATTCTACGATAAATAAAAAGAATCCATTCTAAAAAAGATTGATCAAAATGAATTCTTTTCCGACATATTAAGTTTAGTTTTTATAAAAAAAGTTTAATCACTCTCTAGCAGTATTTCTCTACAATCGTTCTTTTTTCTTGAGGACGCATTTACATAATGATTAGATGTTCTACATCCTATTACAACAATTAAGCATGTAGTCCATACATTGCAGGGCGTCATTAATCCGGCGTTTCTTAGAATTATAGTAACGTACACCTAACCCTTCTTGGATACTTATCGCTTCTCTAATAATGTTATGCCATCTTTCTGGCATGTAATTGATTGCATATTTGCCTGTATCTATTTTTGAAATGATTTCATAAAAGGCCGTCATGTCTCCTCCGGAGCATTCCACCATCAGGTTAGCTCCAGTGCAGCGATAGCTGACGGCCTTTTTCTATATAGTCACACACGAATCTGTCAGTTCAAAATACCACTCTAGGAAGGAGTTAAAGCTTTTCCATTGCGAATTCAATTTACCGGCAAAAAAATCCTCCATCTGCTGGCCCAACCCTAAACCTAACACTTCGTCTGTGTTCTTATTATAAAAAAAGCCAAACTCCCCTTCGAAGTTATCCAACGGAATATATTCTTCAGGCAGGTTTAACACAGCATGAGTTCTCTCCATACCTAATATATAATCAGAAGAATTGATCATAAACCAACAAATCTGATAGATTTCACGTCGTTTGCTAAGGAAGGTCGGCCCATCCTCTGCATGCAAATAAAATGTAGCAAAGTCTGAACTCAAATCGACGCCTAACTTTACCATTGCATGTTCATACTCCTCTGTAACGTCTTCAAACCACCAGTTTTTGCTTTTGCAATAATCGATCACCTTTTCCGATAACATCTCAACTGCTCCTTCGATATAAAATAAATTATCTAAATTATAACCCTGAGTATATCATTCCTTCTTTTTCTGTCTTAGATGGTTTAAGACACTATGTAGTGAATCAAAGCAAGGCACATCTTTATCCTTACTTTGTTTCCAGCAACCCTCCAGAATCAGTTCAATTACTTTACGCTCTCTGCGTTAAATCAAGAAAATTGCCAAAAACCTGCTACTGGATGTTGGACCTCAGTTACCCCTATTTTGGCGAAAATATATAGTGATCCAAAACCAAAAGGATAATTGTAATCGGGATGAAGCAGCGTTTCGGGGTAACCATCTTCATCTACTTGAAATAAAAAAGAAAATGATTCCTCCTTTAGTTTCGTAAAATAATAGTCTTTATTTTGAATAAGCCTCGGGTTTCCACCGAGTTTGATCAAAAAAGACTGATCCATGGATTTTTCGTCATTGCTTATTTCTCCGTCTGAAATTACATGTTTTATAAGACCTAGATTAGTAAACATATCTTTGACGCTTTCCGTTGAAATTGGATGCTCAATCACCTTTATCGAGCAATTCGGATAAACATTGTTGTCCAAATATTCCTCATAGTCCTCTGGGATGAAGATTGAAATCATGCTCTCAGGTTTAAAGGGATGGACGAGGCTCAAGTAAAAATAATATTTTTGGTTACTTTCGTGGATAAGATCTGCTTGACCATCAAAGAAGTCAGGTGCATTCCCGCCGATCCAGCCTGTACCATGCTCGTTCGATAGGCCTGGCTCCGCATAATAGAGAATACAGTCTGTCCTCTCAACTAAACTATTCATACGGTTCTTCATTTACAACTCTCCCTCAAGAAAATGAATGAGGTGCATTTCAGGCTGCACGAGGAACTCTGTAAAGCTGCATAAATCCGCATAAGTCTGATACTCCACGTCATAACAGCCTATCTGACCTTTTTTCTTCGAATTCCAAACTAGCTGCAGATCGGAGTAATGGCCGATATCAGCTGATAAACGCAGCAGCTTTTGCCTGCCAAATTCCCTCTTAATCGTATTGGTCAATGTGACCAGTTCATCGGTTAATTTATATTTTTTCAGCTCATACTTTTTGTTTTCCATATTATGTATAGCAAATGGCTCCAGCGATTTTAAATAGTCGGCCAAAACTGTATTTTTATTATTGATTGCAGTTGTATAAGGCCGCTCGCCGCCCTTTTTACGCTAAAGTAACGCCCACGCTTTGTTCAATCAAAAATTTGACCATGACCAAATAACCGTGCATTAATCTAAAGAGCACTATTTGGTTTGACACTCGAGCAAGAATCTGCCACCAGCTCCGATCCATCATTAATATTCATAGTTATAAATGGAATGCAAGGATTTCCCACAGCTAATTATAGCTATACCAAAATACAGCTAAAATTAATGTTCTTCCCTGGTGTAGATTGCAGAAAAACTAAAGGACAAGTTTACAGTCGCTACGAGCACCCACTATACTGACAAAAAGTTGTTTAAAGATACAAAATGATTAGGATACATAAATTCTTTTTTAGGTGTCTTGGAGCCATATGCATCATTGAACTTAATCATTTCCGAAAAGGGGAATTACACACCCACCTCAACAAACTTTGACCAAAATCTATTATTCTATTTTATTGAAAACACTCTTGCCTCAGATGGAGATTATTTATTTTATGATGATTTAGGAAACGAATTTGCAAATTTTATTTCAATTAAAAACTGAGTAACAAAACAATGGGCTATACACTTAAAGGTTGTCTAGGCTGTTTAGACCTATTCATATTGTTACCTCTTGTAGTTGGTGGATGTATTGCATACTTCAGCGCAAAAGAATATGACGAGCCAGAGGAATCTGTTACTGAAAAGGTTGAAGAAGCAACTCCTAACAATGGATAATGCCCACTAAAGAAATATGCAGTGGGAGTTTCGCTTTGTTTACCTGGTATCTATGAGAATCAATGAAGCGTTTTTCCAAATTACTATTACAAAGTTTACTAATTTTAATAAATCCTATTGCACTAAAGCACCCGTTTGTTTAAGCACAATTATTCACATACTTTATCAGAAATGCTTATTCCTTTATATCTTACTCACCAGAAGATAAAAATTCAATTCGCTCTTGTTTTTTCTTGTTCATCAAGTAAAGTAACTTTAAAACAACAAATATTATACATGGCAGAAAGGAGTAATATATCTATGGGCTTTAAACTCTCTACACCTAGTTATCAGATTATTTTTAATGGCTCTGCTATCAATATTATTGATTTAGACACTAATGAAATGACTGCCAAATTTAAGGACTTGAAATTTGCATACCGTGGTATGCTCAATCCAAACAAAAATACTTTTGTTGCAAAAAGTAATGACGGAGCGCTTGCAATTTACTCTTTAGACAGTATGACATTAATATCCAAATATAAAAAACGGGGTATACGCTCTCCGCAAGATGGAGACTTTTGCTTTGGCCCACAAGGTAGTTTTCTGAACCTAGAATATAACCCAAAAACTTTGCTTAGTTCTGTTGTTGTTCATGATGATGTAACCCTTGAGGAAAAATGCAGATACTTTGAGACTGAACATTTTGTGCTAGATACTGTGGAATATGATAACGAAAAAGAAATGTTTTATATTATCGGGTTTGAAAGGTTATGCTCTAATAATCCACGGGACTCTCAAAATGAATACTTTGAAATGTTTTTTGACGGTAGCCAAATTATCCAGAAAAATAAGATTACATTCAAAAGATATGGGTATCTATGTTATCTAAAACATACATTAAGATGGCATCTAGAATACGCACATCCATAAAAATAAAATTTCTAGCGGGAAAGCCCCCGTGTGGCTTTCCTGCCCTTTCCCTACTCCTGCTGGCCAGATACAATACAAATTTTATTCATTATTTCTCCCAATTTTTATATGTACAGATGTAATTCAATGTAAAAACCTTGAAGTCCCTATTCAACTAAACTGCCCCGTTAGTTGAACAAGGAATCTCTTTAAATCAATCATTCCAGCAGCGTTTTTAAAGCTTCCTCAATATCTATTTCTAGGTCACTTTTTGATAAATCATATAGTGTACCTGAACCTTCAAAGTAACCACTAAAGTAGTACCATAATTGAATCGTATGTGCATAAAAATCATCATCAAATTTTGGGCCATCATAATCTATCGCTATTTGAGAACGATACTCTTTTTCTAGACATTTTTCGAAAGTTAAGTCCTTTATTTCATCTCCATCAATATCCCTGCAAATCCAAATTCTTAGATGATGTTTCCCTTGGATTTCGAATGCATTTCCATACTTTCTTTGGAGAACTTTACTACATTCTTCTCCTAATTTTTCTAATTCAATTATCTTTCTTTTTAACTCTTCGTTTATTACACTTTTTGGGATCAGAATGTATTTGTCATCAAGTTTATTCTGTTCACTCTTCTTAAATAACCTTCTGAATTTATCGAACATATCCCCCCCTATCTAGAGAAACCATTATTTAAGTATTCGATTTCTTCTCAAACTAACGGGCCCGTTAGTTTAAGAAGAAAATCATAAAAAATAGGACTTTCAATCATACTTAGTTATGATTTTCCAACGATTATAAGATAACACACTGATCATCCTCCTCACTTTTGATTTATTAATTTTTAGGATAATACAGGAAATTACTTCTTACCCTTTACATGCTACGGCATGCTTTTTTATTTTTTTGCATTGCAGTGCTATTTTCACAGATTACATCATTACTAACACTTGATATTACTTTTTATTAACTGGTAAACTATAATTATTAACCGGTTAATAAAATTAAAAAACAGGTGATATACGATGAATCATATGGATAAAAAAACGGAAGTATTAAATGCTTTGCAGCAGTTAATTAAAGAGAGAGAAGCTGTTCAAAAAAGAAGGAGTTTCAATAAAAAAGAGACAGAAGACTCTATGATGATGGATTGGACACTTACTCAATTACACATCGTTTCCACCATCAAGGAACAAGGATCTGCGAATAACACATCACTTGCCGAAACGTTGCATGTGTCCAAGCCAGCTATCACGAAGGCTATTCGAAAAATGTTAGAGAAACACGTAATTGTTAAAACCAGACAAGAAGATAATCAAAAGGAAGTTCACTACCGCCTTACTGAGTTTGGAGAACAACTTGCTTCTATTCATGCAAGGCTGCATGAGCAGGCAAAAAGTCGATATTTGAGTTTGCTGGACGGCTTTAACACAGACGAGTTGGATACCATTATCGCATTTTTAAAAATGATAACCGACAACCTCAAACATAATGACATATCATTTGGAGAGTAACACATGGCAAAAGATATGGCGCAGGGAAAATTGTTTGTCTTATATGTCTTGAGTATTAGCGCATTTTTTGCTTCTTTAAGCCAGAACATCTATACACCGATTATTCCCATCATCCGAGATTCCTTTCATGTGCCCATCAGCTGGGTGAATTTCACAGTCAGCAGCTTTATCTTTATTATTGTGGTGATACAAATCCTCCTAGGAACAGTGGTTGATCACAAAGATAAAAAAAGATTGTTATTGGTCAGCCTTGTGTTGATAGGTGTCTCAGCCGCCATTTGCGCTTATACGGACAGTTTTGTGTTATTTCTGTTGTTCCGGATGATTCAGGCTGTCGGGGCTGGCATCATCCCTTTGGTTGTCATCAGTATTGTGGCACAACAGTTTGAAGGTGAGGCAAGGGGCAGTGCTATGGGAACCTATCAAGTCCTGCTTATCCTTGCCCCTGCCGTGTCGCCTGTCCTCGGAGGGGTTATTGGAGAGTATTTTGGCTATGAGGGTGCCTTCCTTTGCCTTTTGATGATCGCAGTTGTGCTGCTTATTTTCATTGCTTATCTCCTGCCAGACGAGAGACAGACTAAAACGATTAAAAACCAGCGTAAAGGATTCATAGGGGCGTATAAAGCAGTTTTTTCTCATCACAATGGCGTCAGTATCATCATGGTTAGCTTTATAGTATTTTTCACTTATTTTGCGATTCTCGTTTATCTGCCCGTCCTGCTCCATGATCATTATCAGCTAACTTTACAGCTCATTGGGTTGTTATATTTACCACTCCCTGTCAGCATGATTATGGGGAGCATCATGTTCAAAAAGTTACAGGAAAATATATCGTTAAACAGATTATTGATACCCCTTTTGATCACCATGCCCTTGTTAATCATACTGTTTGGTGTATTTCATACACAATCACTTATTGGATTAAGTATGATTTTATTTGGATATGGAGTCGCAGTGGGATTTTCTGCACCTCTTTTTTCAACGCTTGTTGGTAACGAATACATTGAGCATAGAGGAACAGCTTTAGGATTATTTAATTTTGTGCGTTATTCAGGGATGGCACTTGGAGGAATGGCTCCAGCCTTATATCATATCCTGCCCGGACCTGTTTTATTTGTACTGCTTGGTATTTTGCTGCTTTTAGTTTCCGTATTGCCGCGCAAAAACTTTCAAGGCAGGAATGTTTCTTAAAATAAATAGGCAACGGGTATGGGGAGGAGTCTAATATCCAGTGTATGTTGGTTTTTACTTCACAACCTGGCCATCTTGTAGAATACAAGGTATAAACAACGCTTTTCAACTAATCTGTCCATTAGCTCAGGAAGAAAGCCATAGAAATAGGACTTTCAATCGTACTTGGTTATGATTTATTAACGAGTATAAGATAACACATTAATCACCCTCCCCACTTTTACCTTTTGGCAGAACACAAAATATACGTACAGGGGCGTTGGTGATGTGAATAGTCATGAGGTTAAAGCGAATGAGGAACAGATGGATAAAGCTTTAGCGAAGATGTATTGAATAATTGAATAAATGAAAACTCCCACTGAAGAAACATGCAGTGGGAGTTTTGCTTTGTTTGCCTAATATCAATGGATGTTCATCCTAGTGAGAGTAGACCTTTGTTTTCAATGATACAGTTGCTGAAACAATGATAGTAATAAAAGCTTTTCATTTAGAAATTCTAAGTTTTCTTTTCATTAACATAATTCCCGTTATATAGAGTGGCTTTCAGGTTTAAAATAGCTGGAGTTTTTCCAATTAAAAAAACAAATCCCTAAAAAGATAAGTGTTGTTCCTAAAATCTGAACTATATCCATGTGTTCCTTTAACAATAAAAACGCAAATAATACTGTCAACGGTAATTCAAGAATGCTAATAATAGAAGAACGTGCTGCTCCGATATATTTTACCGAAGCAAACAAAAAAAGGTTGGCCAAAACAGAAGTTGTTATAGCAAAAAACAGAGACCACATAATCAAAGGTAAAGTCATTTTATCAGTAAATAGATATACAGGAGGCATCAAAACCAAAAGACATATTGTACAAAAAAAGGTTGTGTATCCTGTTACAATCACTGGTTCAAACGTATTAAGTTTTTTGTTGGTCCAGTACAGCATCCATCCAAAAGCAATACTTGCCGTTAAGCTAAGTGCTACTCCTTTAAGAGACAATGAATAAAACTCTCCCTGAAACACCTTCATGACTAATGTTTCGCCCAAAAAGATAATCAAAAGACCCCAAAGTTGCAAAAGCGATATTTTTTGTTTGTCAAATACGTATTCTAAAACAATAATTATTGCTGGGTACATAAAAACAATTGTCATAACTAGCGAGACACTCATATAGTTAATCGCATAAAATAGAGCAATTGTTGTTCCAGCTTTACCAATTGCACCAGTTAGAATGAAATCGATGAGGTTAGAACGTGTAAGTTTAGGTAACTTTTGGCCAGTTGCTTTTATATAAATAAAAATCAATATGGCTGCAATTAAGCTTTGATTAAGAATAAGGCTGTTAGGTGTTAGATTGTCCTTGTAAGCTAGAACAAGAAATACAGTAGGAAGAGCGAAAAAAATCGTTGATAAAAAAGAATACATATATCCTTTGAGCATCACATACCCCCAATCTCAATGATAGGATTCATCGGAGAAACCTCTTTTAATTCTTTCACTATTTAATTTCGTAATTTAACCAAACGGCTTTTTTCGCTCCCATTTTATCGTATAATGCTTGAGCCACTACATTATCATGTGCAGTTTCCCAAGCCATATGGGAATAATCATTTTCTCTCATGTGAGAGAGACAAGTTTCAAATAGCCTCTCACCGACCTTTTGGCCTCTTATAGTAGGCGAGACAAATAAATCATATAAAAAAGCCATTCTTTTTGCCTCTAGTGTATTAAACATAAAATACAGTGTAGCAAACCCAACCAATTGATTTGTCTCGGTCTCTGCAACAAACTGAATACCTTCCGAAGGATTATCAAGCAAATGGTTGACTAATTTTTTAGTGAATCCTCACTTGGACGAGGACATTGATAAAAATCTACAATGTATTCATACATAAGAGGCAATAGCTGTGTCACATCTTTCTTCTCTAACTTTCTGATTTGAATTGTCTTTAAGTTCGCTGTACTCATAAAAACTCCCACCTTTATTTTATATTTTAGACATTTTATACTTGCAAGTTTTATGCCTAATTAACTGAATTATCGGAAAAGCCAATATTCAACTCGAAAATAAACCAGGATCGTCAACAAACATAAACATTTTGAGCGCATTAAGAATTAGACTTATTTATTCTTTTAAAGCTCATTTTTTACATTTTTTATTTAAAAAGGAATAATTTATTCAATTTTTAATAAGAAGCTGACAACAAAAAGAGAAAAATAAATTTACTAGACAAACAAAAGAGCTCCCCAAATCAGGGAAGCCCTTTTATCTAACATAAAATTCGATACAGGAAATTCAACAAGAAGTTTGTTCTTTTTCTCGATTTATTTCAAGTAAGGTTTTTATCTTTCTTTTCCCAGTGATCCTACAGTGAGTATAAAATAGCCACACAAATTGAAAACATTATAAGCATAAAATAAAGTATTTAAATTAAATCTCTGTCAAACTTTATTGATGATAACTGAATACTATCTAAGGGAAACCCTTTTGTATATGGGT is from Bacillus sp. PK3_68 and encodes:
- a CDS encoding DMT family transporter, which encodes MLKGYMYSFLSTIFFALPTVFLVLAYKDNLTPNSLILNQSLIAAILIFIYIKATGQKLPKLTRSNLIDFILTGAIGKAGTTIALFYAINYMSVSLVMTIVFMYPAIIIVLEYVFDKQKISLLQLWGLLIIFLGETLVMKVFQGEFYSLSLKGVALSLTASIAFGWMLYWTNKKLNTFEPVIVTGYTTFFCTICLLVLMPPVYLFTDKMTLPLIMWSLFFAITTSVLANLFLFASVKYIGAARSSIISILELPLTVLFAFLLLKEHMDIVQILGTTLIFLGICFFNWKNSSYFKPESHSI
- a CDS encoding MFS transporter translates to MAKDMAQGKLFVLYVLSISAFFASLSQNIYTPIIPIIRDSFHVPISWVNFTVSSFIFIIVVIQILLGTVVDHKDKKRLLLVSLVLIGVSAAICAYTDSFVLFLLFRMIQAVGAGIIPLVVISIVAQQFEGEARGSAMGTYQVLLILAPAVSPVLGGVIGEYFGYEGAFLCLLMIAVVLLIFIAYLLPDERQTKTIKNQRKGFIGAYKAVFSHHNGVSIIMVSFIVFFTYFAILVYLPVLLHDHYQLTLQLIGLLYLPLPVSMIMGSIMFKKLQENISLNRLLIPLLITMPLLIILFGVFHTQSLIGLSMILFGYGVAVGFSAPLFSTLVGNEYIEHRGTALGLFNFVRYSGMALGGMAPALYHILPGPVLFVLLGILLLLVSVLPRKNFQGRNVS
- a CDS encoding GNAT family N-acetyltransferase codes for the protein MLDNPSEGIQFVAETETNQLVGFATLYFMFNTLEAKRMAFLYDLFVSPTIRGQKVGERLFETCLSHMRENDYSHMAWETAHDNVVAQALYDKMGAKKAVWLNYEIK
- a CDS encoding DinB family protein, producing MFQTLNSFFKVWDVEAGATQKILNQLTDESLLQKVTSQNWTLGRIAWHTVTAIGVIASRTDLSFDSPNQDYPVPTSAKFISDSYRQASSALSQAVKNQWNDKSLGEIQEFFGQRMSNSDLLFFMIQHQIHHRGQMTILMRQAGLTVPGLYGPSKEEWAVIGMDAPKM
- a CDS encoding MarR family transcriptional regulator: MNHMDKKTEVLNALQQLIKEREAVQKRRSFNKKETEDSMMMDWTLTQLHIVSTIKEQGSANNTSLAETLHVSKPAITKAIRKMLEKHVIVKTRQEDNQKEVHYRLTEFGEQLASIHARLHEQAKSRYLSLLDGFNTDELDTIIAFLKMITDNLKHNDISFGE
- a CDS encoding class I SAM-dependent methyltransferase → MGNTDKFEMIANKYDTPERIEIAKVCSDAIRNYLVDAKSKNAIDFGCGTGLVGVNLLNEFHSILFLDTSQNMINQIKQKITDFNIQNADTLCFDIEKERPSDLHADYIFMAQVLLHIPDVEFVLSRLFDVLNEGGHLLIVDFNINEKVVSDIVHNGFNPEELTDMMTKIGYRDIQFKTFYTGNKLFMGQDASMFILDSKKGHR
- a CDS encoding GNAT family protein is translated as MEITTERLIIRPFKSTDLQDVFAIYNNDDTCKFLLHDKWTHEDMQKRFNKKLANGVLTKESMLSLAVIYKTKVVGDLSVWYTDMKDTVEIGYSFSNEVAGRGLATEAVSSLVYKLFDEFNVHRIQANLDARNTASQKLCERIGMRKEAHFIQNFWNKNEWTDSIVYGMLPSDLQQ
- a CDS encoding aminoglycoside adenylyltransferase domain-containing protein yields the protein MVECSGGDMTAFYEIISKIDTGKYAINYMPERWHNIIREAISIQEGLGVRYYNSKKRRINDALQCMDYMLNCCNRM